The window TTACATACTGTGTCTATAAAAGCTTTGTTAATGTCTCTTCACTTCCTATTAGCTGGCATTCCTGTCTGATCCTCCACAACAGTGAATGGAAATCACCCAAACGCCGATTTGAGGAGAGATGCTGCAGGAAAACAGAAAGTGGCCTGGCTGCGGTTTCCTGTGACCTCTCACGACCCCTATACATCAAGCCTCATGACACTGCTGTTGACAGAGGAGGCCACAAGTGAACTCTGCAGAAGAAGTTCAGCAGAGTGGAGTCATGAGCACATGAGCCTGTTTCACTTATCACCAATAGCCAATAGAACGTTGTTCTGGATGAAAGCGTCCCTTAAGCGATTTGTGCGTGTGCCATTAGGCCTAACCCTGTTTGCAAACAATTTATTGCAAACAATTTACCTGCCAAAGTCCtgcattgttattatttttgtcaCTCTTAAATGACTGACCTTATATGTGTTCTAAAAACCTCCACAATGAGACTAGAAAACTTGTCTTATCTTAAAATTGTGCATTTTTACacgttttattccatttttataaTACCAATTTTTCattggtttgttttctttgatttcCTATAGGCAAACAAAAGGCCCAGAGTGaccataaatgtattttattacgACATTTTCTGCACATATTTGATGTGCAAAACAGTTTGATTTGCGGCCCGTCCACGTTCCTCAAGTATCTTTCTAAATCTTCTCATGAATCCAAGGGGATTGATGAATAAAACTGTATTGTGTAAATGCTTTCGTGATCTATGCTTTGTTTCCAAAacaaacacgtacacacacacacacacacacacacacacacacacacacacacacacacacacacacacacacacacacacacacacacacactcaaccatTCCTCTCCACGCAGAATAAAATGTGATGACATTAATTGTAAAGCAGCGTTATTTACGGACACACTGTGTAATCTAAACTGTTAGACATTTGGAATAACTTCATCAAATAGAATTAACTAAAGAGTCATAACCTCACGCATGTTGTGTAATAAATGTAGACGGTTTAAACAGTGAAATACAAAACCGGTGTTCCTTTATCTTGAGTTGGTATTCATTTGCCTTAATAGAAATAATTCTAGGACACAGTGAGCTGCGACAGAAGCCTTGGATGGGCCTGCGTGCTTCCCAGATGTCTCTCGTTGTCTCAGAACAGACGGGAACGCgccgctcctccagctccagacGTCACGGCACAGCTCCGAGCCAAAACAGCACACCTAAGTAAAACATAGGTACTACAACATAGTGATACATTACAAGATCCCAGTTTCTGTCAAATATTATAGAGGTTGATTTATCTTCCAGAGGGTTCTCGTTCTCtttcacttgtgtttttttacatttgccgaaatcaaatgaaaagccATAGCCAATTAATATTTTCCTTTGATATTCTATTTAGATAAGTTCAACAATACATTCGTAACAAgtgccaacacacaaacacattttatgcatttgaaatgaaaggaaatagtcattcattcagtcatttatGTTTATAGTCGTGAGAATATCCGTGGTTCACAAGGTCTTTACAACACTTACAAAGACAAATACGTCATaatacacatatacagtacagaTCAAACATTTCAAGCAAAGCGGGtcgaaattattattattatttaaatcgaACAGGACGAAGAAAGACGCGTTCACATGTGAGAATGAGAGTGAATGGGATTACTACTGAATGCCACCACCCACTCACCTCAGCAAACAAGTCCTTTCCACTGGTCTGTGATTTCCTTCTGTGTAGCAAAGTCCATTTTGTAAACGAAAAGCCACCGAGTTTCGTCTTTAGATGTAAAGATGAAAGCTTTGTGCGTTAATGGCCTCAATGTTCTCATCCGTGCTTCCCCAAAAAACAATCCCCGCTTTTCTAAATTGTACACTTCTCctacaccctcctcctcctggccaTATATGATCTAATGGAGTGTTAGATGGTTTAAATGTGTTCTTAGGGCAAGGAGCTGTCAGACCTTTTGGCGAGAAAGATTGATCACACGCAGGCTGCAGGGGTCTTTGTTTAGAGCCTGAGCCATAAACAGCCATCACATCCGCACCTTTCCGCTGCCTCACAGAGCGGTGGCAATGTGTCCTTTCTGCTATGTCACCCATGACGCCGAGGGGTAAGGATGATGGCGTGTAGGTCAATATCATATCGGTGAAATGAAATAGATGAAATGGGATGGGAGACAGGCATCTCTGTTCAATAACTCAACATGGACACAATGTATTTTTCAGAACGTTAAAAACATCTGATGAACTAAAGATCTCATTGAAGTCTAaaggttctctctctctctctctctctctctctctctctctctctctctctctctctcctgcatgTGGTGTGTGCGTTGGGGGAGGGGTTGGATGTCTGGTgcagcttttcttcttcaggcCAACCTTTAAAGAAATTCTCAAGATTATCGCCTCGGCGCCGATAACGACTGTGACACAAATGGGACGCCTGAAATGGTTTGTGaggtgtgtgcgtctgcgtCTGCTATACGTATAAaagcagacacgcacacacaaaacacacgcaTGCGCGCACCCGTACGGCGGACTGTGTGGACGCGCAAAGAAGGGACGCAAACTCACCCCAAAACATGTGTAAATAAAGTCACTCCTACCCCCGGAATGAGGCGTTACCCCTCAGAATTTCTCGATCAATCACAGGGGACAGTGGCTTCTTTTGATAAAACACCTAAACTGTCATTGGGCAGATGCAATCATGTGACAAGCGGCCGGGTCTAATTCCAACAATGTTCGCATGAAAGCAATAGTTTATGGCACTGAGGTCTCCGTGAGGCTATACCGACTTTAGATTATTGAACTGAATCAATCTGAAAATCAGACAAGCAGGTGGAGATGAATTACGAATTTAGGCGAGAAAGTGGTTTTATCAACAGCCAGCCTTCGCTCGCAGAGTGCCTGACATCTGTAGCCAACCCCGTCGGTGATGCTTTTCAAAATGCATCAATCAAGAGGTCGGCGCTTTCACAGTCGACACTGATGGAGCAGACCATCCCTGGCCTGATCGCCGGCATCCACCCACGCCACGGCCGCTTAAAGGATCCGCTGCAAGCTGCCAGCCTGCCCCCGGAGTACCCGtggatgaaggagaaaaaaagcatcaaGAGAATtccgactgctgctgctgctgggaccaCGGCGGGCTCCTCGCCACTCCACGTCTCCCCCCAAGGCAAGACACGATGATTAATAACCTCCACGCAAAAAGGCTCCTCGTTGTCTCAGGATTCTAGGAGCTGCATCCCGGGCCCCGCGCAACGTTGGCCTCCCTTTAAGCCAATATGATATTTTGATTTAAGCGCGCTTAATCTCATCAAGTAACGCACTGACTCGCGATGCAGTGTAAAGTGTTAATGCTTGACAGTAATGGAGAGTGATAGATTATTCTTTCACGGGCCAGCAGCTGGCATGTTCATTAATCTTCACCCTCCGTCCTGTCCTGTCCACACAGACCCATCATATTCTGCCCGGGGCCCATAAATCTTCACAGTCCCAGTGCTTTCTTGCCACAAGTTTTCCACttgtttccacacacacacacacacacacatacacgcaaacgcgcgcgcacacacacacatacactcacacacaaacccacaaccGCACGAGTTTAATGTGTCCAATTCCAAATAcatctttgatttattttgtttaggtTCACCGGAGATGCCGGAGGTTTTGTTTGGCAGTGGAGGAGCGTCCCGGAGGTTGAGGACCGCGTACACCAACACCCAACttctggagctggagaaggagtttcattttaacaaataCCTGTGCAGGCCGAGGCGAGTGGAAATAGCTTCTCTGCTGGATCTAACGGAGAAACAGGTGAAAGTGTGGTTCCAGAACAGGAGGATGAAGCACAAGAGGCAGAATCACTGCAAGGAGAACCGGGACAGTGAGGGGAAATACACGTGTCTGGACGACGGGCCGGAGGACGAGTTTGGACAGGCAGTGGATAGCGGCGCAGATGGTACCGTCCTGGAGAGGGAGAGCTATTTCCACCAAAATACCTTAGCTTCACAACAGTGTCAAAACGGCCACAATGGGGACAACCAAAGCCCGGAGGTTACGCCTTTGAACAGCAATGAGAAAAATCTGAAACATTTCGCTAACCCTGCACCCACTGTTCCCATCTGCATGGTAACAATG is drawn from Pungitius pungitius chromosome 11, fPunPun2.1, whole genome shotgun sequence and contains these coding sequences:
- the hoxa2b gene encoding homeobox protein Hox-A2b; this encodes MNYEFRRESGFINSQPSLAECLTSVANPVGDAFQNASIKRSALSQSTLMEQTIPGLIAGIHPRHGRLKDPLQAASLPPEYPWMKEKKSIKRIPTAAAAGTTAGSSPLCLGSPEMPEVLFGSGGASRRLRTAYTNTQLLELEKEFHFNKYLCRPRRVEIASLLDLTEKQVKVWFQNRRMKHKRQNHCKENRDSEGKYTCLDDGPEDEFGQAVDSGADGTVLERESYFHQNTLASQQCQNGHNGDNQSPEVTPLNSNEKNLKHFANPAPTVPICMVTMGLDKDHSSGLDVSLTDFHVFSSPASFSPSLSDSAQSPLSLSSETFNLFSETLTTIDLQNLSY